A single window of Larimichthys crocea isolate SSNF chromosome XII, L_crocea_2.0, whole genome shotgun sequence DNA harbors:
- the LOC104938956 gene encoding zona pellucida sperm-binding protein 1, with amino-acid sequence MDCGAKMKVDGDVRIYEVEVEELDTRSTTKGSPFSLQVQCEYEASDLKRAVDLRSLYAVTNPPPVVALGTIRVQMKIAKDASFTSFFPEDQLPLTLPLRKAAYVEISIAQPSPDPALSLRVQDCFAYPESRHSVWTLLYDGCPNPLDNLRSSVPVDKQGKTTSHSQVRRFDVKTFAFLDPHTGNPSMEEMYFYCWVEICTNDIDCAQRCAFISSEGDRQRREATPESYQVKLVSLGPLLPGQNNTEQDDNPCVKQDTMFKVTVYVLSGVGAALLLILLFMAVSRIRKCRTPEAEQARDAKVDGEESE; translated from the exons AGGAGCTGGATACAAGAAGTACAACCAAAGGTTCACCATTTAG TCTCCAGGTCCAGTGTGAATATGAGGCGTCAGATTTAAAGCGTGCAGTGGACTTGCGGTCCTTGTACGCAGTGACTAACCCACCTCCTGTGGTCGCACTGGGAACCATCAGAGTGCAGATGAAGATAgccaaag ATGCATCCTTCACATCCTTCTTTCCTGAGGACCAGCTTCCTCTGACCTTGCCCCTGCGTAAAGCTGCATACGTCGAGATCTCCATCGCCCAGCCGTCCCCAGACCCTGCACTCTCCCTGCGTGTACAGGACTGCTTTGCCTACCCGGAGTCCAGACACTCTGTGTGGACGCTTCTCTATGATGG ATGTCCCAACCCTTTGGATAACTTGAGAAGCTCCGTCCCTGTGGACAAGCAGGGGAAGACCACCTCCCACTCCCAAGTCAGGAGGTTTGACGTCAAGACCTTTGCCTTCTTGGACCCTCACACAGGCAATCCAAGCATGGAAGAA ATGTACTTCTACTGCTGGGTGGAAATCTGCACAAATGACATAGACTGTGCACAGCGCTGCGCCTTCATTT CGTCTGAGGgcgacagacagagaagagaggcaACGCCTGAGTCCTACCAGGTCAAGCTGGTCTCTTTAGGGCCACTGCTGCCCGGACAGAACAACACTGAACAGGACGACAATCCATGTGTCAAACAGGACACAA TGTTTAAGGTGACGGTGTACGTGCTCTCTGGCGTCGGTGCTGCCTTGCTGCTGATCCTGCTGTTCATGGCAGTGTCACGCATCAGGAAGTGTCGGACGCCAGAGGCAGAACAGGCTCGTGATGCAAAAGTTGATGGTGAAgaatctgaataa